The following DNA comes from Corynebacterium lizhenjunii.
AAATTCGCAGACACGCTCTTTAGGATAGAGCAAAGCGCACGCGGCGTGTGGCACCTGGCCAAAACATGGGGTTACCCATATGGGGTAAGGTCTGAGTCTATGTGTGGAATCGTAGGATATGTTGGCCACCCGAACCAAGGCCGTGAATACTTTGCCCTCGACGTGATACTGGAGGGTTTGCGGCGCCTGGAATATCGCGGCTATGACTCCGCTGGCGTGGCGGTGTATGCCGACGGAGAAATTGGCTGGCGGAAGAAAGCCGGCAAGGTAGCGGCGCTGGAAGAAGAGATTTCTGCGCGCCCGTTGCCGGAGTCCGTACTGGGCATTGGCCACACGCGCTGGGCTACTCACGGTGGACCCTCGGACCTTAACTCCCACCCACATGTTGTTGACGGCGGCCAGCTGGCCGTGGTGCACAACGGCATTATTGAAAACTTTGCTGAGCTCAAATCCCAGCTGGTAGCCAAGGGCTACAACTTCGTCTCGGAGACAGATACTGAAGTAGCCGCCACCCTGTTGGGAGAAGTTTTCCACAATGAAGCCGGCCAAGACCTCACCCGGGCTATGCAGCTGACCTGCCAGCAACTAGACGGCGCCTTTACGATTTTGGCCATCCACGCCCAGCAGCCGGACCGCATTGTGGCCGCGCGCCGGGATTCGCCGTTGGTCATTGGCCTGGGCGAAGGGGAGAACTTCCTGGGTTCGGACGTGTCTGGGTTTATTGACTACACCAAGTCGGCGGTGGAAATGGACAATGACCAGGTGGTCACCATCACCGCCGATGAGGTGCAGATTACCGACTACCAGGGCGCCGCCGCTGAGGGCAAGTCCTTCCACATCGACTGGGATGCTGCCTCCGCGAAGAAAGACGGCTTCAACTCCTTTATGGAAAAGGAGATCCATGATCAGCCAGCGGCGGTGCGCGATACCCTTATGGGCCGGTTTGATGAGCAGAATAAACTAGCGCTAGATGAGCTCCACATTGAGGAATCGGTGCTGAAGTCTATTGACAAGATCATTGTCATCGCCTGTGGTACGGCGGCCTATGCCGGACACGTGGCGCGCTATGCCATTGAGCACTGGTGCCGGATCCCCACCGAGGTGGAGCTGGCCCACGAGTTCCGCTACCGTGACCCCATCGTGACAGAAAAGACACTGGTGGTAGCACTGTCGCAGTCGGGCGAGACCATGGATACCCTCATGGCTGTGCGCCACGCCCGCCAGCAGGGGGCCAAGGTCATTGCTATCTGCAATACCCAGGGCTCCTCCATTCCGCGCGAGTCCGATGCCGCCTTGT
Coding sequences within:
- the glmS gene encoding glutamine--fructose-6-phosphate transaminase (isomerizing), translated to MCGIVGYVGHPNQGREYFALDVILEGLRRLEYRGYDSAGVAVYADGEIGWRKKAGKVAALEEEISARPLPESVLGIGHTRWATHGGPSDLNSHPHVVDGGQLAVVHNGIIENFAELKSQLVAKGYNFVSETDTEVAATLLGEVFHNEAGQDLTRAMQLTCQQLDGAFTILAIHAQQPDRIVAARRDSPLVIGLGEGENFLGSDVSGFIDYTKSAVEMDNDQVVTITADEVQITDYQGAAAEGKSFHIDWDAASAKKDGFNSFMEKEIHDQPAAVRDTLMGRFDEQNKLALDELHIEESVLKSIDKIIVIACGTAAYAGHVARYAIEHWCRIPTEVELAHEFRYRDPIVTEKTLVVALSQSGETMDTLMAVRHARQQGAKVIAICNTQGSSIPRESDAALYTHAGPEIAVASTKAFLAQITATYLLGLYLAQLRGNMFADEVQSVLQELRAMPEKIQTVIDGGDQVAELAQSMKDAKSVLFLGRHVGFPVALEGALKLKEIAYLHAEGFAAGELKHGPIALIEEGQPVFVIVPSPRGRDSLHSKVVSNIQEVRARGAITIVIAEEGDSAVDAYANHIIRIPQAPTLMQPLLATVPLQIFACHVAQAKNYDVDQPRNLAKSVTVE